In one Grus americana isolate bGruAme1 chromosome 1, bGruAme1.mat, whole genome shotgun sequence genomic region, the following are encoded:
- the LOC129215228 gene encoding histone H1.10-like yields the protein MAETAPVAAPDVAAAAPPAPAKTTAAKKPKKAAGGSKARKPAGPSVTELITKAVSASKERKGLSLAALKKALAAGGYDVEKSNSRIKLGLKSLVSKGTLVQTKGTGASGSFRLNKKPGEVKEKAPKKRAAAAKPKKPAAKKPASAAKKPKKAVTAKKSPKKAKKPAAAAAKKAAKSPKKATKAAKPKKAAAAAKSPAKAKAVKPKAAKPKAAKPKAAKAKKAAPKKK from the coding sequence ATGGCTGAGACCGCTCCGGTCGCCGCGCCCGATgttgccgccgccgcccctccGGCCCCGGCCAAGACTACCGCCGCCAAGAAGCCGAAGAAAGCGGCGGGCGGCTCCAAAGCCCGCAAGCCCGCGGGCCCCAGCGTCACCGAGCTGATCACCAAGGCCGTGTCCGCCTCCAAGGAGCGCAAGGGGCTCTCCCTCGCCGCGCTCAAGAAGGCGCTGGCCGCCGGCGGCTACGATGTTGAAAAGAGCAACAGCCGCATCAAGCTGGGGCTCAAGAGCCTCGTCAGCAAGGGCACCCTGGTGCAGACCAAGGGTACCGGCGCCTCCGGCTCTTTCCGCCTCAACAAGAAGCCCGGGGAAGTGAAGGAAAAAGCCCCCAAGAAGCGGGCGGCCGCAGCCAAGCCCAAGAAGCCGGCAGCTAAGAAGCCCGCCAGCGCCGCCAAGAAGCCTAAGAAGGCTGTGACAGCGAAGAAGAGCCCCAAGAAAGCGAAGAAgccggcggccgcggcggccAAGAAAGCGGCCAAGAGCCCCAAGAAGGCGACTAAGGCTGCCAAGCCCAAGaaagcggcggcggcagcgaaGAGCCCGGCCAAGGCAAAGGCTGTGAAGCCGAAAGCAGCCAAGCCCAAGGCGGCCAAGCCCAAAGCGGCCAAGGCGAAGAAGGCGGCGcccaagaagaaataa
- the LOC129215314 gene encoding histone H4 — protein sequence MSGRGKGGKGLGKGGAKRHRKVLRDNIQGITKPAIRRLARRGGVKRISGLIYEETRGVLKVFLENVIRDAVTYTEHAKRKTVTAMDVVYALKRQGRTLYGFGG from the coding sequence ATGTCTGGCAGAGGCAAGGGCGGGAAGGGGCTCGGCAAGGGGGGCGCCAAGCGCCACCGCAAGGTGCTGCGCGACAACATCCAGGGCATCACCAAGCCGGCCATCCGCCGCCTGGCTCGGCGCGGCGGCGTGAAGCGCATCTCGGGGCTCATCTACGAGGAGACGCGCGGCGTGCTGAAGGTCTTCCTGGAGAACGTGATCCGCGACGCCGTCACCTACACCGAGCACGCCAAGAGGAAGACGGTCACGGCCATGGACGTGGTCTACGCCCTCAAGCGCCAGGGACGCACCCTCTACGGCTTCGGCGGCTAA